In Scylla paramamosain isolate STU-SP2022 chromosome 1, ASM3559412v1, whole genome shotgun sequence, one DNA window encodes the following:
- the LOC135105307 gene encoding CD209 antigen-like protein C, with translation MMQLLLLTLSMAVLSAGLDCSRPFNNVGERCIFIDPWETGTMSQIRDVCKVYGGDLIWFDSDTDCDFYRDLLTHIHENSLNEKDYWMGVTDEGHNEVWKYLKNNQLVRDGPPYWDAGFPTSSTTMNCAILAVKRGYYWEEVECTAIHSAICRKT, from the exons ATGATGCAACTGCTGCTCCTCACGCTCTCCATGGCCGTCCTGAGTGCCG GTCTGGATTGCTCCCGTCCATTCAATAATGTCGGAGAGCGGTGCATCTTCATTGACCCCTGGGAAACAGGCACCATGTCACAAATCCGGGACGTCTGCAAAGTCTACGGTGGAGATCTCATCTGGTTTGACAGTGACACAGATTGTGATTTCTATCGAGACCTTCTGACACACATTCACGAGAACA GCCTCAACGAGAAGGACTActggatgggagtcacagatgAGGGCCATAATGAAGTTTGGAA GTACTTGAAAAATAATCAACTGGTGCGTGATGGTCCTCCATACTGGGATGCAGGCTTCCCTACCAGCTCAACAACAATGAACTGTGCCATCCTTGCTGTGAAGAGAGGCTACTACTGGGAGGAGGTCGAGTGTACTGCCATCCACTCCGCTATCTGTCGTAAAACCTAG
- the LOC135105291 gene encoding flotillin-1-like, which produces MIPIFLTCGPSEVLVVSGIGYSPPAMITGGRVLVVPCLMRWNRLSLNVMTIQIDSPDVYTSQGVALKVSGVAQVKISTQHPEVLAAACEHFLDKNESQIESLITATLEGHQRGIMGTMTVEDIYRNRKLFNQRVFEVASKDLYQLGLHVISYTIRDLSDKMGYLAALGKGRTAEIQRDARIGEAEANRDATIQKSIASEELLAAKFANDTLVAKAQRDFQLKKAAYDQEVRARQAETDLAFELQSCKVKQKIKEEAMETQVVERKAKILVEEQEIQRAEKRLESSVKQPAEAEKYRMETIATAKKQQLLLEAEAAAEAKQLKGEAEASAIMAKANAEAIQMHHKAEAWKEFEDAALLSMYLETLPKMINGISSALSNAKCVKMVSSGDSGVGAQKLTKEVMDISSSVPSMVKNLTGIDLLKNLRSA; this is translated from the exons GCATTGGGTACAGCCCTCCAGCCATGATCACTGGAGGACGGGTACTGGTGGTTCCCTGCCTCATGAGATGGAACAG ACTGTCCCTGAATGTGATGACTATTCAAATAGACTCACCTGATGTATATACAAGTCAGGGTGTGGCTCTCAAAGTCTCAGGAGTTGCTCAG GTCAAGATAAGCACTCAGCACCCAGAAGTGTTGGCAGCTGCTTGTGAACATTTCCTTGACAAGAATGAGAGTCAGATTGAGAGCCTCATCACAGCAACCTTGGAGGGTCACCAGCGAGGCATTATGGGCACCATGACAGTTGAG GATATCTACAGGAACCGGAAGCTGTTTAACCAGCGAGTGTTTGAGGTAGCTTCCAAAGACCTCTACCAGCTTGGCCTTCATGTCATATCATACACAATCAGAGATTTGAGTGACAAAATG ggTTACCTAGCAGCTTtgggaaagggaagaacagCTGAGATTCAGCGTGATGCAAGAATTGGTGAGGCTGAGGCCAATAGAGATGCAACAATTCAGAAAAGTATAGCATCAGAGGAACTACTTGCAGCAAAGTTTGCAAATGACACACTGGTTGCAAAAGCTCAAAGAGATTTCCAGCTAAAAAAGGCAGCCTATGATCAAGAAGTTCGAGCAAGG CAAGCAGAAACTGACTTGGCCTTTGAGCTGCAGTCTTGCAAGGTCAAGCAGAAAATCAAAGAAGAAGCAATGGAGACTCAG GTggtggagaggaaagcaaaaatCTTGGTGGAGGAACAAGAAATTCAGAGAGCTGAGAAAAGGCTGGAGTCATCAGTTAAGCAGCCTGCAGAAGCAGAAAAATACAG GATGGAGACCATTGCCACTGCCAAGAAGCAGCAACTACTGCTGGAAGCTGAGGCAGCGGCTGAAGCAAAACAGCTGAAGGGAGAAGCGGAGGCATCAGCCATAATG GCAAAGGCAAATGCTGAAGCTATACAGATGCACCACAAAGCTGAGGCATGGAAGGAATTTGAAGATGCAGCCTTGCTCAGCATGTATCTGGAGACTTTGCCCAAG ATGATTAATGGCATTAGTAGTGCCCTGTCTAATGCCAAGTGTGTCAAGATGGTGTCTTCTGGTGACTCTGGTGTTGGAGCCCAGAAACTGACCAAGGAAGTCATGGACATCAGCAGCAGTGTTCCTTCCATGGTGAAGAACCTGACTGGCATTGATCTCTTGAAG AATCTTCGTTCAGCATGA